A stretch of the Parabacteroides timonensis genome encodes the following:
- a CDS encoding sensor histidine kinase, translating to MKRYIVLIKIILIVLLSLAIAFLLLKGLYFTTVMVGVILILLACSLYWDQKKTIRRMEHLIANIHYGDLNLSFPVPSSGGAEAQLTRSMNEALNAFRSRLYNSVVAEAETEAWQKLIRVLTHEIMNSIAPIISLSETVTERAESNGMNERDYGIMLQAIQTIHRRSKGLLDFVENYRKLTRIPAPTMQLFPVSALFDDIQKLVPANDVRFVYSIKPSELRLYADRGMIEQVLINLLKNAVEACSESLSPEVRVEAFRQDGIPVITISDNGSGIVPEALDKVFVPFFTTKPGGSGIGLSVCRQIMNRHGGNITVISEMEKGTVFTMLFPGTRAL from the coding sequence ATGAAACGTTATATCGTCTTGATAAAGATCATATTGATTGTGCTTTTGTCGCTGGCAATTGCATTCCTATTACTGAAAGGTCTTTATTTTACGACAGTCATGGTAGGAGTGATTCTGATCTTGTTGGCTTGTTCTTTATATTGGGATCAGAAGAAAACAATCCGTAGAATGGAACACCTGATTGCTAATATACATTATGGCGATCTGAACCTCTCTTTCCCTGTTCCCTCATCGGGTGGGGCGGAGGCGCAGCTCACCCGTTCTATGAATGAGGCCTTGAACGCTTTCCGCTCAAGGCTATACAATTCTGTCGTGGCTGAAGCGGAGACAGAAGCCTGGCAGAAACTGATCCGTGTGTTAACTCACGAAATCATGAATTCAATTGCGCCTATCATTTCTTTGTCGGAGACGGTAACGGAGCGTGCCGAATCGAATGGGATGAATGAACGCGATTATGGGATTATGCTCCAGGCTATACAGACGATCCACCGTAGGAGTAAGGGCCTGCTGGACTTTGTGGAGAACTACCGGAAATTAACCCGTATTCCGGCACCTACCATGCAGTTGTTTCCGGTATCGGCTTTGTTTGACGATATACAGAAACTGGTGCCGGCTAATGATGTCCGTTTCGTTTATTCTATCAAGCCTTCCGAGTTGAGGTTGTATGCCGATCGCGGTATGATCGAACAGGTACTTATAAATCTCTTGAAGAATGCAGTGGAAGCTTGTAGCGAAAGTCTCTCTCCGGAAGTTCGTGTAGAGGCTTTCAGGCAGGACGGGATACCTGTTATAACCATATCGGATAATGGGAGCGGAATCGTACCGGAGGCACTTGACAAAGTTTTTGTCCCGTTCTTTACCACCAAGCCCGGAGGGTCGGGGATCGGGCTCAGCGTGTGTCGACAGATTATGAATCGTCATGGAGGTAATATTACTGTTATTTCCGAAATGGAGAAGGGAACCGTTTTTACGATGCTGTTTCCCGGAACGCGTGCTTTATAA
- a CDS encoding TonB-dependent receptor has protein sequence MYWKIICFIIFSVIYPQVITAQKSYSIKGIVKETVSGEPIPYATVLIWNTTQGTATDSIGNFEITGVSPGSYRLQASFIGYKPTVTAEFRVANKDVYFQIELETASESLQEVNIVASPFRKTAESPLGLRVIGFKEIEKSAGGNRDISRVVQSFPGVASTAAFRNDLMVRGGGPSENRFFLDGVEIPNINHFSTQGASGGPVGIINPDFVREVNFYSAAFPAARGNALSSVLDFKLQDGNKEKFSLRGTLGASDVGVSANGPLGEKTTYQVSVRRSYLQFLFDMIGLPFLPTFTDAQFKIKHAFDKKNELTFIGLGAIDDMKLNTGMKDMSEKNQYILAYLPVVKQKTYTLGAVYKHYTRRNIYSLIVSRSQMNNKNIKYRDNDESSPANLTLNYRSDEIENKFRTENIFRLPYIQLHVGGNIDYSEYTNNTFQKQFTTIPKEINYQTDLGLWKWGLYATAIYESVNERFTASLGLRTDANDYSSKMNNIFDQLSPRLSLSYRLAGDMYLNANLGRYYELPPYTVMGFKDNNGEYINKANELQYIRSDQAGLGLEYRPSSYLKFTAEGFYKHYNYYPMSVIDSIPLASKGTDYGVLGNEAVTSTATGRAYGVELMGRWYNYKGLTFIASYTYVRSEYKDGRNTGKYIPSAWDNKHLLTFSGTYSLPKNWDVGAKLRVVGGAPYTPYDVEKSSYVNAWDASGSLYYDYSRFNSERLKPFTQLDLRIDKTFYLKNIMLGFYIDIQNVLNSKYKEQDVYIKTGKILNPEAPLDKQQYELKPIERMTGTLLPSIGIMIEI, from the coding sequence ATGTACTGGAAAATCATTTGCTTCATAATATTCTCCGTTATTTACCCGCAAGTAATAACGGCTCAAAAAAGTTATTCCATAAAAGGAATCGTAAAAGAAACGGTTAGTGGCGAACCGATCCCTTATGCTACTGTCCTGATATGGAACACCACCCAGGGTACAGCTACCGACTCCATCGGAAATTTTGAGATAACAGGGGTTAGTCCTGGTAGTTACCGACTTCAGGCCTCTTTTATCGGCTACAAACCGACTGTAACAGCTGAGTTCCGTGTAGCTAATAAAGATGTCTATTTTCAGATCGAACTCGAAACTGCCAGCGAAAGCTTACAGGAAGTAAACATAGTAGCCTCTCCTTTCCGTAAAACGGCAGAAAGTCCGTTGGGATTACGTGTCATCGGTTTCAAGGAGATAGAGAAGAGTGCCGGGGGTAACCGGGATATCTCACGCGTAGTACAATCATTTCCCGGAGTGGCTTCCACGGCAGCCTTCCGAAACGACCTGATGGTAAGAGGTGGCGGTCCGTCCGAAAACCGTTTCTTTTTGGATGGAGTCGAAATACCGAATATCAACCATTTCTCTACACAAGGGGCTTCCGGAGGACCGGTAGGAATCATCAATCCGGATTTTGTACGCGAAGTAAACTTCTATTCGGCCGCATTCCCCGCCGCCAGAGGGAATGCTCTTAGTTCTGTGTTAGATTTTAAGTTGCAGGATGGGAATAAAGAAAAGTTTTCTCTGCGGGGTACGCTCGGAGCCTCTGATGTAGGCGTATCGGCCAATGGCCCGTTAGGAGAGAAAACGACCTATCAGGTGTCTGTGCGCCGTTCATATCTGCAATTCCTGTTCGATATGATCGGTTTACCTTTTCTTCCGACTTTCACGGATGCTCAATTCAAGATCAAACATGCTTTCGACAAGAAGAATGAACTGACATTTATAGGACTAGGTGCGATCGACGATATGAAACTAAATACCGGAATGAAGGATATGAGCGAAAAGAACCAGTATATCCTTGCCTACCTGCCGGTTGTAAAACAGAAGACATATACGTTGGGTGCCGTCTACAAGCATTATACGAGGCGTAATATCTACTCTCTGATCGTCAGCCGTAGCCAGATGAACAATAAAAACATAAAATATCGCGATAACGATGAAAGCTCACCGGCCAACCTCACCCTGAATTACCGGTCGGATGAAATTGAAAATAAATTCCGCACTGAAAATATCTTCCGCCTGCCTTATATACAACTGCATGTAGGGGGGAATATCGATTATTCGGAATATACGAACAATACATTCCAGAAACAATTCACCACCATTCCGAAAGAAATCAATTATCAGACGGATCTGGGACTCTGGAAATGGGGATTATACGCTACGGCTATCTATGAAAGCGTGAACGAACGTTTTACCGCTTCACTGGGGCTCCGGACGGATGCCAATGATTATTCATCGAAAATGAATAATATATTCGACCAGCTATCCCCACGTCTATCGCTATCGTACCGGTTGGCAGGAGACATGTATCTGAATGCCAACCTGGGACGTTACTACGAATTGCCTCCTTACACCGTGATGGGATTCAAAGACAATAACGGGGAGTATATAAATAAAGCCAACGAACTGCAATACATCCGTAGCGACCAGGCCGGATTAGGACTGGAATACCGCCCTTCATCCTACCTTAAATTTACGGCTGAAGGATTTTATAAACACTATAACTATTACCCGATGTCGGTTATCGACAGTATCCCCCTGGCTTCCAAAGGGACAGACTACGGTGTACTGGGGAACGAGGCTGTCACCTCCACCGCCACCGGACGTGCCTACGGCGTGGAACTGATGGGGCGTTGGTATAATTATAAGGGCCTTACATTCATCGCTTCTTATACTTATGTCCGCAGTGAATACAAAGACGGAAGAAATACTGGTAAATATATACCCTCCGCATGGGACAACAAGCATCTTCTCACTTTCAGCGGTACTTATTCACTCCCTAAAAACTGGGATGTGGGAGCAAAACTGAGGGTAGTAGGCGGTGCACCTTATACTCCCTACGATGTCGAAAAAAGTAGTTATGTAAATGCATGGGATGCCAGTGGCAGCCTCTACTACGATTACAGCCGCTTCAACAGTGAGCGTCTGAAACCGTTCACCCAACTGGACCTGCGTATCGACAAAACATTTTATCTGAAAAATATAATGTTGGGGTTCTATATCGACATACAGAATGTGCTTAATTCCAAGTACAAAGAACAGGATGTCTATATTAAAACAGGGAAAATACTCAATCCGGAAGCTCCACTGGATAAGCAACAGTATGAATTAAAACCAATAGAACGCATGACCGGAACATTATTGCCCAGCATAGGAATCATGATCGAAATATAA
- the mnmD gene encoding tRNA (5-methylaminomethyl-2-thiouridine)(34)-methyltransferase MnmD — protein sequence MTYINRELQQTADGSHTLFIPEMDEHYHSVNGAVQESRHVFIEAGLHHLSKKDITVFEIGFGTGLNAFLTLLDAEENDCHVNYYSIELYPLEPELVQALNYGIVICPEKKDLFDSLHAAVWNEPANITGRFTLHKIQGDNNSCELPEGIDLVYFDAFAPDKQPEMWNQEIFNRLYARMTDGGILTTYCAKGVVRRMMQEAGYSVERIPGPPGKREMLRAMK from the coding sequence ATGACATATATTAATCGAGAACTACAACAGACTGCAGACGGTAGTCATACCCTGTTTATCCCGGAGATGGACGAGCATTATCACTCGGTGAACGGGGCGGTGCAGGAGTCGCGCCACGTATTTATAGAGGCTGGATTGCATCATTTGTCCAAGAAGGATATTACCGTTTTTGAAATTGGTTTCGGAACAGGGCTGAATGCCTTTCTTACGCTCCTGGATGCGGAAGAGAATGACTGCCATGTAAACTATTATTCCATAGAACTGTATCCGCTTGAACCGGAGCTTGTACAGGCTTTGAATTACGGGATAGTGATTTGTCCTGAAAAGAAGGACTTGTTCGACTCCCTGCATGCAGCCGTATGGAACGAGCCGGCAAATATCACCGGGCGGTTTACATTGCATAAGATACAGGGTGATAATAACAGTTGCGAACTTCCCGAGGGAATAGACCTCGTTTATTTCGATGCCTTCGCACCTGATAAGCAGCCGGAAATGTGGAACCAGGAAATATTCAACAGATTATATGCACGTATGACAGATGGAGGAATTCTCACCACTTACTGTGCCAAAGGAGTAGTACGTCGTATGATGCAAGAGGCCGGGTATTCTGTTGAAAGAATACCCGGCCCCCCGGGAAAGCGCGAAATGCTCCGCGCTATGAAGTAA
- a CDS encoding ATP-binding protein yields MHKAVLINIIHHIQTLFILVCLMWSVPTLAEEVHPILIISSYNPDTRNTTQNISEFMEEYKRLGGTAPVIIENMNCKSLPEAPLWKGKMKALLNKYKNENTPQITIILGQEAWSSYLSQEKPVLKGIPILCGMVSSNAVILPDSSVTLSDWDPESIDIQDQISKEHFLSGFLYTYDVNRNIQLIRNLYPSTEHIALVTDNSYGGIALQALVKKDLKSFPDLDLILLDGRKNNIYTIIEQIKQLPRETAIMLGTWRVDVNDGYYVGNATYTMMSSNPNLPAFTLTSTGLSHWAIGGYIPQYRPIGKDLAKQAIDILTGKVQQKDLRAINIPNAYTFDARKLKEFNIDKNILPEDSILINTEGNLFVKYRFEILLIIACILLVFLLMILLFLFRTNRLKDKLMDLQKDNEIIMNNIQASIRFIKPDYSVKWENEIKMLCVPKYGPKNCCIVKDGQKPYCENCVLISAMENKTPFDIVKECEPGKYIHTLANPIIDSNNSLLGVIFKKEDVTKQKLAENELRLAKEKAEESDHLKSAFLANMSHEIRTPLNAIVGFSGLLAMTEESEEREEYINIINNNNELLLQLINDILDLSKIEANTLEFVYSDIDINQLLCDIEQTSRLKAADGVQVSFVEKLPHCIIRTDKNRLSQVITNFINNAIKFTKEGSIRFGYKHKENQLIFFVSDTGCGIDKKIKDSVFQRFVKLDSFAQGTGLGLSISQMIVQKLGGEIGVESEIGQGSTFWFTLPDTVIEESHTAPVSSNKVEINTENQTDKKASTLLIAEDNESNYTLIKAILKDYNLLHAWNGQEAVDLYRKYHPDMILMDLKMPIMDGYQATQEIRKDNTIIPIIAVTAFAFAEDEQRVSHSGFNGYVAKPIKPNDLKKKITDLL; encoded by the coding sequence ATGCATAAAGCAGTTCTAATAAATATTATACACCACATACAAACTCTATTCATACTTGTATGCCTGATGTGGTCTGTCCCGACGCTAGCAGAAGAAGTCCATCCGATTCTCATTATCAGTTCTTATAACCCGGATACCCGGAACACCACACAGAACATTTCCGAATTCATGGAAGAATATAAACGGCTGGGAGGTACCGCCCCCGTTATTATAGAGAACATGAACTGTAAAAGTTTGCCGGAAGCTCCCCTATGGAAAGGGAAAATGAAGGCCCTGCTCAATAAGTACAAAAATGAGAATACCCCACAGATCACCATCATTCTCGGACAGGAGGCCTGGTCTTCCTATTTATCGCAAGAGAAGCCTGTTTTAAAAGGTATTCCTATCTTATGTGGAATGGTGAGTAGCAATGCGGTCATATTGCCGGATTCAAGTGTGACACTCTCCGATTGGGACCCTGAAAGCATCGATATACAAGACCAAATCAGTAAGGAACATTTCTTGTCGGGATTCCTTTATACGTATGATGTTAACAGGAATATCCAACTGATCAGAAATCTTTACCCCTCCACCGAACACATAGCATTGGTAACAGACAACAGTTATGGCGGTATTGCCCTGCAAGCCCTGGTGAAAAAAGATTTAAAATCATTCCCTGACCTGGATCTTATTTTATTGGATGGCCGGAAAAATAATATATATACCATTATTGAGCAAATCAAGCAGCTTCCCAGGGAAACAGCTATCATGCTCGGAACCTGGCGCGTCGACGTGAACGATGGTTATTATGTAGGCAATGCTACATACACCATGATGTCGAGTAACCCGAATTTACCGGCATTCACCCTGACCTCCACCGGATTAAGTCACTGGGCGATCGGTGGGTATATTCCTCAATACAGGCCTATCGGAAAAGACCTGGCTAAACAGGCTATCGATATCCTGACCGGTAAAGTGCAACAAAAAGATTTGCGTGCGATAAATATCCCCAATGCCTATACTTTCGATGCACGAAAACTGAAAGAGTTCAATATCGACAAGAACATACTCCCGGAAGATTCTATCCTGATCAATACGGAAGGAAACTTGTTTGTAAAATACAGGTTTGAAATCTTATTGATCATCGCCTGCATATTGCTAGTTTTCCTTTTGATGATCCTTCTTTTCCTGTTCAGAACCAACAGACTGAAAGACAAGCTAATGGACCTTCAAAAAGACAACGAGATCATTATGAACAACATTCAGGCCTCCATCCGTTTCATCAAGCCCGACTATTCCGTGAAATGGGAAAATGAGATCAAAATGTTATGTGTCCCCAAATACGGTCCGAAAAATTGCTGTATTGTAAAAGACGGCCAAAAGCCTTATTGTGAGAATTGCGTATTGATCTCAGCAATGGAAAATAAAACGCCTTTCGACATAGTAAAAGAATGCGAACCGGGCAAATATATACATACCCTTGCCAATCCGATCATCGATTCGAATAACAGCTTATTGGGAGTTATTTTCAAGAAAGAGGATGTCACCAAACAGAAGTTGGCGGAAAACGAATTACGTTTGGCTAAAGAAAAAGCGGAGGAATCCGATCATCTGAAATCTGCCTTCCTAGCCAATATGAGTCACGAGATCCGTACACCGCTCAACGCTATCGTCGGTTTCTCCGGACTACTGGCTATGACTGAAGAGAGTGAGGAACGTGAGGAATACATCAACATTATCAATAACAACAATGAACTGTTGCTGCAATTGATCAACGATATCCTCGACCTCTCAAAGATAGAAGCCAACACGCTCGAGTTTGTTTATTCTGATATCGATATCAATCAGCTGTTATGCGATATCGAACAAACATCACGTCTGAAAGCTGCCGACGGTGTACAGGTTTCATTCGTCGAGAAACTGCCTCATTGCATTATCCGAACAGACAAAAACCGCTTGTCGCAAGTAATAACCAACTTTATTAATAATGCTATCAAATTTACCAAGGAAGGTAGCATACGCTTCGGGTACAAGCACAAAGAAAATCAGCTGATTTTCTTTGTCTCAGACACTGGTTGCGGTATAGACAAAAAAATAAAAGACAGCGTATTCCAACGCTTTGTCAAACTGGATAGCTTCGCACAGGGTACAGGACTCGGTCTGTCTATCAGCCAGATGATCGTGCAGAAGCTGGGTGGTGAGATCGGTGTGGAGTCTGAGATTGGACAAGGGTCTACTTTCTGGTTTACATTACCCGACACGGTTATAGAAGAATCACACACAGCTCCCGTTAGCTCCAACAAGGTAGAAATAAATACAGAGAACCAGACAGATAAGAAAGCCTCCACTTTATTGATCGCAGAAGATAACGAAAGTAATTATACCCTGATCAAAGCTATTCTGAAAGACTATAACCTGCTACATGCATGGAATGGTCAGGAAGCCGTAGATTTATACCGTAAATATCATCCGGACATGATTCTCATGGATCTTAAGATGCCTATTATGGACGGATATCAGGCTACCCAGGAAATACGTAAAGACAATACGATTATCCCGATCATTGCCGTTACCGCTTTTGCTTTTGCCGAAGATGAACAACGGGTCAGCCATAGCGGATTCAATGGTTACGTAGCAAAACCGATCAAACCGAATGATCTGAAAAAGAAAATTACAGATCTTTTGTAA
- a CDS encoding efflux RND transporter periplasmic adaptor subunit yields the protein MDKPIEKKPVYYRYRWQIAGSIAFVILLVYVSIVASGGRKLRTEAENLIIGEATADKFLEYVDVEGVVQPILTIKINAREAGSVERIVAEEGTMLKLGDTILTLTNPDLVRTIDDQRDEWEKQLISYQEKEIEMEQKSLDLQKQTLQTTYELNRLKKSFALDEEEFRMGVKSKAQLDVQRDEFAYKTQSTALQLEGLRHDSAATILRRELMKNDLERERKKYARAQERMDNLIVRAPLAGQLSFVKVTPGQQVQSTEAIAEIKVLDQFKVHTALSEYYIDRITTGLPATISWQGKKYPLRITKVVPEVKDRNFDVDLVFTEASPENVRIGKSFRVQIELGQPEEALVIPRGDFFQTTGGQWIYKLNEAGTKARKVNIGIGRQNPQQYEITSGLQPGDKVIVTGYSTFGDAEELILK from the coding sequence ATGGACAAACCTATTGAAAAGAAACCCGTATATTACCGTTACCGCTGGCAGATTGCCGGAAGTATAGCTTTTGTTATCCTGCTGGTCTATGTATCGATCGTCGCTTCCGGCGGACGCAAATTACGTACCGAGGCTGAAAACCTTATCATAGGTGAAGCGACAGCCGATAAATTCCTGGAATATGTAGATGTGGAAGGAGTGGTTCAACCGATCCTGACCATTAAGATCAATGCCCGGGAGGCCGGGAGTGTAGAACGTATCGTCGCAGAGGAAGGTACCATGCTGAAACTCGGCGATACTATCCTGACTCTGACAAATCCGGACCTGGTACGTACCATCGACGACCAACGCGACGAATGGGAAAAGCAATTGATTTCTTATCAGGAAAAAGAGATCGAAATGGAACAAAAAAGCCTCGACCTTCAAAAACAGACTTTACAAACCACGTACGAACTCAATCGCCTGAAAAAGAGCTTTGCCCTTGACGAAGAGGAATTCCGTATGGGGGTAAAAAGTAAAGCGCAACTGGACGTACAACGCGACGAGTTTGCCTACAAGACCCAGAGTACGGCCCTCCAACTGGAAGGTTTGCGCCATGACAGTGCCGCCACGATCCTTCGCCGAGAACTGATGAAAAACGATCTCGAACGCGAACGGAAAAAGTACGCCCGTGCACAAGAGCGTATGGACAACTTAATTGTCCGTGCCCCTTTGGCCGGCCAGCTTAGTTTTGTAAAAGTCACACCCGGCCAACAGGTACAGAGTACCGAAGCGATAGCCGAAATAAAAGTACTGGATCAGTTCAAAGTGCATACGGCATTAAGCGAATACTATATCGACCGCATCACGACCGGCCTGCCCGCCACCATCAGCTGGCAAGGAAAAAAATATCCGCTGCGTATCACCAAAGTCGTTCCGGAAGTAAAAGACCGTAACTTCGATGTCGATCTGGTCTTCACCGAAGCCTCCCCCGAGAATGTCCGTATAGGAAAAAGCTTCCGCGTACAGATCGAACTCGGACAACCGGAAGAAGCACTGGTCATCCCACGTGGCGATTTCTTCCAGACCACCGGAGGACAATGGATTTATAAACTGAACGAAGCCGGTACGAAAGCCCGGAAAGTAAATATCGGTATCGGTCGTCAAAACCCGCAACAGTATGAAATAACCAGCGGATTACAACCGGGTGATAAGGTTATTGTCACCGGATACAGTACTTTTGGAGACGCGGAAGAACTGATATTAAAATAA
- a CDS encoding sigma-54-dependent transcriptional regulator: MKQGKILIIDDNEDVLFALNLLLEPYVEQIRVTTQPERIEHFMESYAPDVIFLDMNFRRDAISGQEGFFWLEKIKKVDPDAVVLFITAYADTEKAVRAIKAGATDFIPKPWEKEKLLATLSAALKLRESRTEVRSLKRQVAALETTEEAGFEIIGESNAMQDIFSTVEKLRYTDANILILGENGTGKDLVARALYHHSPRAGQVFVGIDLGSIPEQLFESELFGYEKGAFTDARRDKPGRMEVATGGTLFLDEIGNLSMPMQAKLLTAIEKQQITRLGATRPVSIDVRLICATNMNIRNMVEEGTFRQDLLYRINTIELHIPPLRERGNDIQLLADYFLSRYARKYKKEIKGLSRDARTKLQNYEWPGNVRELQHAIERAVILSDGQMLKPENFMLQPSALKKKADTEELNLSILEKEAIERALRRADGNVTRAAELLGITRFALYRKLDKLGL; encoded by the coding sequence ATGAAACAGGGGAAAATACTTATCATCGACGACAATGAGGATGTCCTCTTTGCCTTGAATTTATTGCTGGAACCTTATGTGGAGCAGATACGTGTCACCACACAACCCGAACGGATTGAACATTTTATGGAGAGTTATGCACCGGATGTGATTTTTCTCGATATGAATTTCCGTCGTGATGCTATCAGCGGGCAGGAAGGCTTTTTCTGGCTTGAAAAAATAAAAAAGGTCGACCCCGATGCTGTCGTTCTTTTCATAACTGCGTATGCCGATACCGAAAAAGCCGTGCGTGCCATCAAGGCAGGAGCTACCGACTTTATACCCAAACCTTGGGAGAAAGAGAAATTGCTGGCAACTTTATCGGCTGCCCTGAAACTTCGTGAAAGCCGGACCGAAGTACGATCCTTGAAACGTCAGGTTGCAGCACTTGAAACAACGGAAGAGGCCGGCTTTGAAATTATAGGCGAAAGTAATGCTATGCAGGATATTTTCTCTACTGTTGAAAAGTTACGCTATACGGATGCCAATATCCTGATCTTGGGTGAGAACGGAACGGGCAAGGATCTGGTGGCCCGTGCCCTTTACCATCATTCGCCACGTGCCGGACAAGTTTTTGTCGGGATCGATCTGGGGAGTATACCCGAACAACTTTTTGAAAGCGAACTTTTCGGTTATGAAAAAGGTGCTTTCACGGATGCCCGTCGGGATAAACCGGGACGTATGGAAGTGGCCACGGGTGGTACTCTTTTCCTGGATGAGATAGGAAACCTGAGTATGCCCATGCAAGCTAAATTGCTTACTGCGATAGAGAAGCAACAGATCACCCGTCTGGGAGCTACCCGGCCTGTATCCATCGATGTTCGCCTGATATGTGCAACCAATATGAATATACGGAATATGGTGGAGGAGGGGACTTTCCGTCAGGACTTGCTTTATCGTATCAATACGATCGAATTGCATATACCGCCCCTTCGCGAACGGGGGAATGATATCCAGTTGCTGGCCGATTATTTCCTTTCCCGCTACGCCCGTAAGTATAAGAAAGAGATCAAAGGTCTGAGTCGTGATGCACGTACCAAGCTGCAAAATTATGAATGGCCCGGTAATGTCCGTGAATTACAGCATGCTATTGAACGTGCTGTTATCTTGTCCGACGGGCAAATGCTGAAACCGGAAAACTTTATGCTCCAGCCCTCTGCTTTAAAGAAGAAAGCCGACACTGAAGAACTAAATCTGAGTATTCTGGAGAAGGAAGCGATCGAACGTGCCTTGCGCCGTGCCGACGGAAACGTGACCCGTGCCGCTGAATTATTGGGTATTACCCGTTTTGCCCTGTACCGGAAACTTGATAAGCTGGGCTTATGA
- a CDS encoding TolC family protein, with product MTHTRTYILSAILAILTVIPAHSQDTLRLTLSETIRIAQEQSPQAIAARHSFRAAYWNWRSFRANMLPSLTFNSTPSLNRSISSVTLPDGGESFVHRNQLMVDAGFTINQNVSLTGGSLFVKTALQRLDLFSEKTSSYNSSPVVVGYEQDLFGYNQFKWDRKIEPLRYTESRKNLIETLELVAAQATTQFFQLATAQTNWEIAQYNYANADTLYQYAQGRYNIGTITENEMLQLELNLLTEQTNMMNARIEVDDCIQSLRSYLGIKDASELVSITNGEIPHFTVDVKQALSLAYENNPEPEYLQRRQLESESAVAQAKASRGFKADLYMQFGLTQTNEHLKEAYRSPMDQQLISLGIRIPILDWGVGKGKVKVALSNRDKIYTEVEQSRNDFELNVIKMVKQFNLQADKVTIAQKTDQTARRRNDVAQKLYLLGKSTILDLNASISEKDRARRDYITALYNYWSLYYGLRSMTGYDFEQDRELTFNYEQLMK from the coding sequence ATGACACATACAAGAACATACATATTATCCGCTATCCTTGCCATACTGACCGTTATCCCGGCTCATTCACAGGATACGTTACGCCTGACATTGTCCGAAACCATCCGCATAGCGCAGGAACAATCTCCCCAGGCTATCGCTGCCCGCCATTCATTCAGGGCTGCTTACTGGAACTGGCGATCTTTCCGTGCCAATATGTTACCGAGTCTGACCTTCAACTCCACCCCTTCTCTGAACCGGTCGATCAGTTCGGTTACTTTACCTGACGGGGGAGAAAGTTTCGTACACCGGAATCAACTGATGGTGGATGCTGGATTTACTATCAACCAGAATGTTTCGCTGACAGGAGGTAGCCTCTTCGTCAAGACTGCACTACAACGGCTGGATCTATTCTCTGAAAAAACAAGTTCTTATAACAGCAGTCCGGTCGTAGTGGGATACGAACAGGACCTGTTCGGGTATAATCAATTTAAATGGGACCGCAAAATAGAACCATTGCGTTACACCGAATCCCGCAAGAACCTGATAGAGACGTTAGAACTTGTAGCAGCACAGGCCACGACACAGTTCTTTCAGCTCGCCACTGCACAGACCAACTGGGAAATAGCCCAATATAATTATGCAAATGCCGACACCTTATATCAATATGCACAGGGAAGATACAATATCGGTACTATCACAGAGAATGAAATGCTGCAACTGGAATTGAATCTCCTGACAGAACAAACCAATATGATGAATGCCCGTATCGAAGTTGACGATTGTATCCAGTCGTTACGCAGCTACCTCGGAATCAAAGACGCTTCGGAGCTGGTTTCCATAACAAACGGGGAAATTCCTCATTTCACTGTCGATGTAAAACAGGCCCTGTCACTCGCTTACGAAAATAATCCCGAACCGGAATATCTGCAACGTCGCCAACTTGAAAGTGAAAGTGCCGTAGCACAAGCGAAAGCATCCCGGGGGTTCAAAGCCGACCTGTACATGCAATTCGGACTAACCCAGACAAACGAACATCTGAAAGAAGCCTACCGCAGCCCGATGGATCAACAGTTGATAAGCCTCGGTATCCGGATTCCCATCCTCGACTGGGGCGTCGGCAAGGGAAAAGTAAAAGTGGCCCTCAGCAACCGCGACAAAATATATACGGAGGTAGAGCAATCGCGCAACGACTTTGAACTGAATGTAATCAAGATGGTCAAACAATTCAACCTGCAGGCCGACAAGGTAACGATTGCACAAAAAACAGATCAGACAGCCAGGCGCAGGAACGATGTGGCACAAAAGTTATATCTCCTGGGTAAATCGACCATCCTCGACCTCAACGCTTCCATCAGTGAGAAAGACCGGGCACGACGGGATTACATTACTGCTTTATATAATTACTGGAGCCTGTATTATGGCCTGCGCAGCATGACCGGTTATGATTTTGAACAAGACCGGGAACTGACATTCAATTACGAACAATTAATGAAATAA